The genome window TGACCCCAATAAGTTTAATAAGTTCAATAAATGTAATGAGCCCAATAAGTTTAATAAGTTCAATAAATATAATGACCCCAATAAGTTTAATAAGTTCAACAAATATAATGACTCCAATAAGTTTAATAAGTTCAATAAATGTAATGACCCCAATAAGTTTAATAAGTTCAATAAATGTAATGAGCCCAATAAGTTTAATAAGTTCAATAAATGTAATGAGCCCAATAAGTTTAATAAGTTCAATAAATATAATGACCCCAATAAGTTTAATAAGTTCAACAAATGTAATGACTCCAATAAGTTTAATAAGTTCAATAAATGTAATGAGCCCAATAAGTTTAATAAGTTCAATAAATGTAATGACCCCAATAAGTTCAATAAATGTATTGACCCCAATAAGTTTAATAAGTTCAATAAATGTAATGAGCCTAATAAGTTTAATAAGTTCAATAAATGTATTGAGCCCAATAAGTTTAATAAGTTCAATAAATGTAATGACCCCAATAAGTTTAATAAGTTCAATAAATATATAGACCCCAATAAGTTTAATAAGTTCAATAAATATAATGAGCCCAATAAGTTTAATAAGTTCAATAAATGTAATGACCCCAATAAGTTTAATAAGCATAAGTTTATTAAGTCATTTCAAAAAGTGATTTCTAGAATTGCAGACGTTCACTCGTAGATCCAGGGTTGGCCACAAGGGGCGTAGTCCAGCAGCTCGTTGGCTTTGAACCACAAGTCGATCTCCCGCTTGGCGTTTTCCACCGTGTCGCTGCCGTGAATGATGTTCCTGTAAGTCATGTGACCAAACACACCTTCCATCAAATATATCATCATTATCACAATAATGAattcatatattatatgataGTCATACAGCAACTTTTTTTTCTACTATCTCGAAGTGTGTGACACTAggagccatcattcattcatggacagtgacaatctacatttattaataatattaataattaacacCTTGATGGTGGTaatatacatttattaataatattaataattaacacCTTGATGGTGGTAatctacatttattaataattaacACCTTGATGGTGGTAATCTACCTttattaataatatgaataattaaCACCTTGATGGTGGTAatctacatttattaataatattaataattaacacCTTGATGGTGGTAatctacatttattaataatattaataattaacacCTTGATGGTGGTAatctacatttattaataattaacACATTGATAGTGGTAatctacatttattaataattgACACCTTGATGGTGGATatctacatttattaataattaacACCTTGATGGTGGTAATCTACATTTATTGATAATTAACACATTGATAGTGGTAatctacatttattaataatattaataattaacacCTTAATGGTGGTAATCtacaattattaataattaacacCTTGATATTGGTAATCTACATGTATTAATAATTAACACATTGATAGTGGTAatctacatttattaataatattaataattaacacCTTGATGTGGTAATCTACAATTATTAATCAttaacacattgatggtggtaaactacatttattaatattaatatttaacaCCTTGATGGTGGTGatctacatttattaataattaacacattgatggtggtaatctacatttattaataattaacACATTTATGGTGGTAatctacatttattaataatattaataattaacacCTTGATGGTGGTAatctacatttattaataattaacacattgatggtggtaatctacatttattaataattaacacattgatggtggtaatctacatttattaataattaacacattgatggtggtaatcTACCTttattaataatatcaataattaacacattgatggtggtaatctacatttattaatattaataattaacacATTGACGGTGGTAatctacatttattaataattaacacattgatggtggtaatcTACATGTATTAGTAATAATAACACCTTGAGGGTGGTAatctacatttattaataataatcaacaccttgatggtggtaagctacatttattaataataatcaacaccttgatggtggtaagctacatttattaataataatcaacaGCTTGATGGTGGTGTTCCACacttaataatagtaacaataatgaATAACACCTTAATGGTGAAAatgtacatttaataataatgatattaataaacaCATTTCTGATGGTAATCTTCATTTAGTAATAacattaatatacacatttatgtggtAATCTACATTTGTTGATATTAATTTACACCTTAATGGTGGTAGgctacatgtaataataataattataataaaaaaataacaccttGATGGTGAAAATCTATTTAATAATATTAGTGGTAATCTACattgaataataatattaatgtacaCATTGATGATGTAatctacatttaataataaataaatgtacacatTGATGATGTAATCTACattgaataataatattaatgtacaCATTGATGATGTAatctacatttaataataatatcaatgtaCACATTGATGATGTAatctacatttaataataatattaatgtacaCATTGATGATGTAatctacatttaataataaataaatgtacacatTGATGATGTAATCTACatctaataataaataaatgtacacatTGATGATGTAATCTAcatctaataataatattaatgtacaCATTGATGATGTAatctacatttaataataataatgcagatGGTATAGGCTCCAACATCCCCCacgacccaaaagggacaagcggtagaaaatggatggatggataataatattcACATTTATGTGGTAATCTACATTTAATAATGATGATATTAATTTACACATCGATTTTGGTAATCtatttttattaatataaatatccACATTTATGTGGTAAtctatatttaatattaatatacacatttatgtggtaagctatatttaatattaatatacacatttatgtggtAATCTATATTTAATAACTATATACACATTCATGCTGGTCATGTAcatttaataatagtaatatacaCAATGTAAGTGGTAATCTATATTTAATAACAATTATATACACATTAATGGTGGCCATTGAcacttaataatattattatacacAATGATAGTGGTAAtctatatttaataataactataTACACAGGAATCTAAATGTGGAGTCATATAGGGTAAAGTGAcattattcatattcatacactaacatactattaatatttatatgttgcccaaggacacaacagcagtgacgagCATTGGCAGAAGCTGGATTGGAACCAGTAAACCCTCACGTTGGCAGGtgagccccgcccccaacctgaTTGGCTGCTATCCGCTAACGAGTGGTCACACCTGCCGATGTCGATGCAGAAGTCTCCTCGGATGCTTCCTGGTTTGGAGTCGGCCGGGTTGGTCTCTCCCAGCATCATCCTGGCCAGCTTGACGATGCCCCGCCCCTCCCACACCTGCAGCATCGGGGGACGTCATCACGTGACATCATCAAGTGACATCATCAGGTGACATAGTGACATCATGAGGTGTCAGAGACAGAAGTGGTTACCATGGCAAAGACGGGTCCTGAGGACATGTACTTGCAGAGCGCGGCGTAGAAGGGCGTGTCCTTCAGGTCCAAATAATGCGTCTTCATGTGCTCTTCTGACGCCTGAAACACAAACACGCCCCCTTTTGCCATCATGGCGGCCGCGTAGGAAAGTTGCCATGGTTACCTGCATGAACTTGGCAGCGAGCAGCTTGAAGCCTCTCTGCTCGAAGCGCTTGATGATGTCACCGCACAAACCTCTCTGGACGCCATCGGGCTTCACGGCGATGAAGGTGCGCTCCATGTCAGTGGTGGGCGGGGCCTGTTCCTGCTGTGTGACGCAATACAAGAACATTTGGAAGCCGACACCTCCCCCCCCCACACCTGTTGATGCTAACTTTGGCGTCAGCTGCTTGTGGATCATGTgacccaccccacccccccactGCTGCTCCTTTAAAGCGACGATATGTCATTACCACCACTTGATGAGTTGACATAAAATCACTCAATTCAGGGCAGGGAGGAAGACAAGAAGGgaaggaggagaaaaagaaaagaaaagaagaagaaaatgtgATGTgaaggaagagaagaagaagtgaagaaggagaagaagagaaaagagaaaaagaataagagaaaaaaaaggagaagCGAAAGAGAGAAGGAAGAAGAAGAGAAAGAAAAGGAGAAGCGGAAGAAGAAACATGGAAGAAGGAGAagagagagaagaagaagaaaaatggaagagggagaaagaaaagaaggagaagaagaagaagaaacttaCATGATGTAGAAGAAGTCACACTGTGGTCACCTACAGAGTGCTAACTAtttaaaggggggggggggggggggtgttcccAGACCTGCTCTCTGATTGGCTGATTGTGTGGTCATGTGGTCAAGTGACGAAAAGACGGCCATTCAAGGCATACAATGATGGTCACCATGGCAACTAAAGGCCTCCCTGAGCAGTCTTGACTCCGCccccaaataaaaataaacaggaagtgtgtgggatgagaatcagcaccttccaagtctgagtccatggttctcgcccgggaaagggtggagtgccatctccgggttggggaggaggtcttgccccaagtggaggagttcaaggacctgggagtcttgttcacgagtgagggaagagtggatggtgagatggacaggcggatcggtgcggcgtcttcagtaatgcggacgctgtatcggtccgttgtggtgaagaaggagctgagccggaaggcaaagctctcgatttaccggtcgatctacgttcccatcctcacctatggtcatgagctttgggttatgaccgaaaggacaagatcacgggtacaagcggcccaaatgagtttcctccgccgggtggcggggctctcccttagagatagggtgagaagctctgtcatccaggaggagctcaaagtaaagccgctgctcctccacatggagaggagccagatgaggtggttcgggcatctggtcaggatgccacccgaacgcctccctaggaaggtgtttagggcacgtccgaccggtaggaggccacgaggaagacccaggacacgttgggaagactatgtctcccggctggcctgggaacacctcgggatcccccgggaggagctggaccaagtggctggggaaaggggagtctgggcgtccctgcttaggctgctgcccccgcgacccgacctcggataagcagaaagagatggatggatggcttgagGAAGTGTTTTCTAAACAGGACCAGAATCTGACACACatagatctacataggatagatcatctgacATACATAGATCTACGTAGGATAGATCATCTGACATACatagatctacataggatagatAATCTGACATAAatagatctacataggatagatcatctACCACACagatctacataggatagatAATCTGACATAAATAGATCTACATATGATAGATCATCTGACACACatagatctacataggatagatcatctgacacacatagatctacgtaggatagatcatctgacatatagatctacataggatagatcatttgacacacatagatctacataggatagatcatctgacacacatagatctacataggatagatACTCTGACATACATAGATCTACTTAGGATAGTTCATCTGACACACatagatctacataggatagatcatcttacacacatagatctacataggatagatcatctgacacacatagatctacataggatagatcatctgacacacatagatctacataggatagatcatctgacACATAGATCTACGTAGGATAGATCATCTGACACAGATCTACATAGGAAAGATCATTTGACACACATAGACCTCcataggatagatcatctgacacacagatctacataggatagattatctgacacacatagatctacatagatcatctgacacacatagacctacataggatagatcatctgacacacatagatctacataggatagatcatctgCCACACagatctacataggatagatAATCTGACATACatagatctacataggatagatcatATTACACATAAatctacataggatagatcatctgacacacatagatctacataggatagatcatctgacACACATAGATCTACGTAGGATAGATCATTGGACACACACagatctacataggatagatcatctgacacatagatctacataggatagatcatctgacACACATAGATCTACGTAGGATAGATCATTTGACACACACagatctacataggatagatcatctgCCACACATAGATTtacataggatagatcatctgCCACACagatctacataggatagatcatctgacacacatagatctacataggatagatcatctgacACACATAGATCTACATAAGACAGATCATCTGCCACACagatctacataggatagatAATCTGACATACatagatctacataggatagatcatcttacacatagatctacataggatagatcatctgacacacatagatctacataggatagatcatctgacacacatagatctacataggatagatcatctgacacacatagatctacgtaggatagatcatctgacatatagatctacataggatagatcatTTGACACACATAGACctacataggatagatcatcagacacacatagatctacataggatagattatctgacacacatagatctacataggatagatcatTTGACACACATAGACctacataggatagatcatctgacacacatagatctacataggatagatcatctgacacacatagatctacataggatagaGCATCTGACACACACagatctacataggatagatcatctgacacacatagatctacataggatagatcatctgacacacatagatctacataggatagatcatctgacacacatagacctacataggatagatcatctgacacacatagatctacataggatagatcatctgacatacatagatctacataggatagatcatctgacatacatagatctacataggatagaGCATCTGACACACATGgatctacataggatagatcatctgacacacatggatctacataggatagatcatctgacacacatagatctacataggatagatcatctgacacacatagacctacataggatagatcatctgacacacatagacctacataggatagatcatctgacatacatagatctacataggatagatcatctgacatacatagatctacataggatagagcatctgacacacatagatctacataggatagatcatctgacacacatagatctacataggatagatcatcttacacacatagatctacataggatagatcatctgacacacatagatctacataggatagatcatctgacacacatagatctacataggatagatcatctgacacacatagatctacataggatagatcatcttacacacatagatctacataggatagatcatctgacacacatagatctacataggatagatcatctgactcatagatctacataggatagatcatctgacacacatagatctacataggatagatcatctgacACATAGATCTACATAGGAAAGATCATTTGACACACATAGACctacataggatagatcatctgacacacagatctacataggatagatAATCTGACATAAatagatctacataggatagatcatctTAAACATGgatctacataggatagatcatctgacacacatagatctacataggatagatcatctgacacacatagatctacgtaggatagatcatctgacatatagatctacataggatagatcatctgacacacatagatctacataggatagatcatctgacacacatagatctacataggatagatcatctgacacatagatctacataggatagatcatcttacacacatagatctacataggatagatcatctgacacacatagatctacataggatagatcatctgactcatagatctacataggatagatcatctgacacacatagatctacataggatagatcatctgacACATAGATCTACATAGGAAAGATCATTTGACACACATAGACctacataggatagatcatctgacacacagatctacataggatagatAATCTGACATAAatagatctacataggatagatcatctTAAACATGgatctacataggatagatcatctgacacacatagatctacataggatagatcatctgacacacatagatctacgtaggatagatcatctgacatatagatctacataggatagatcatctgacacacatagatctacataggatagatcatctgacACACATAGATCTACGTAGGATAGATCATTTGACACACACagatctacataggatagatcatctgacacatagatctacataggatagatcatctgacACACATAGATCTACGTAGGATAGATCATTTGACACACACagatctacataggatagatcatctgCCACACATAGATTtacataggatagatcatctgCCACACagatctacataggatagatcatctgacacacatagatctacataggatagatcatctgacacacatagatctacataggatagatcatctgacacacatagatctacataggatagctcatctgacacacatagatctacataggatagatcatctgacatatagatctacataggatagatcatctgacacagatctacataggatagatcatctgacatacatagatctacataggatagatcatctgacacacatggatctacataggatagatcatccaacacacatagatctacataggatagatcatctgacacacatagatctacataggatagatcatctgacacacatagatctacataggatagatcatctgacacacatagacctacataggatagatcatatgacacacatagatctacataggatagatcatatgacacacatagatctacataggatagatcatctgacACACCTAGATCTACGTAGGATAGATCATCTGACACACatagatctacataggatagatcatctgacacacatagatctacataggatagatcatctgCCACACATAGATCTACGTAGGATAGATCATCTTACACACatagatctacataggatagTCATTTGACACACATAGACCTACATAGGATAGATAATCTGACATAAATAGAATAGAGCATCTTAAACatagatctacataggatagatcatctgacacacatagatctacataggatagatctacgtaggatagatcatctgacatatagatctacataggatagatcatctgacacacatagatctacataggatagatcatctgacacatagatctacataggatagatcatctgacatatagatctacataggatagatcatctgacacacatagatctacataggatagatcatctgacacacagatctacataggatagatcatctgacATATAGACctacataggatagatcatctgacatatagatctacataggatagatcatctgacacacatagatctacataggatagatcatatgacacatagatctacataggatagatcatctgacATACATAGACCTACATAGGATAGATCATATGACACatagatctacataggatagatcatctgacACACCTAGATCTACGTAGGATAGATCATCTGTTACACatagatctacataggatagatcatctgacacacatagatctacataggatagatcatctgccacacatagatctacataggatagatcatctgCCACACagatctacataggatagatAATCTGACATAAatagatctacataggatagatcatcttaaacatagatctacataggatagatcatctgacacacacagatctacataggatagatcatctgacacacatagatctacataggatagatcatctgacACACACAGATCTACGTAGGATAGATCATCTGACACACATAGATTtacatagggacggcgtggcgaagttgggagagtggccgtgccagcaatcggagggttcctggttcaatccccacctagtaccaacctcgtcatgtccgttgtgtccttgagcaagacacttcacccttgctcctgatggctgctggttagcgccttgcatggcagctcccgccatcagtgtgtgaatgtgtgtgtgaatgtgtgtgtggatgtgtgtgtgaatgtggaagtagtgtcaaagcgctttgagtaccttgaaggtagaaaagtgctatacaagtacaacccatttatcatttatttatttacataagaTAGATCTTCAtcatgcatattcatcaacagaGTGATGGAGAATCATAGGTGTCACAGTGTGGTGTTCATCAGTGCTTGTGGTTGCCATGGAGACCACAGGTGCAGCACATGGAAAGATGAATATTGAAAGGTGGAGAAGGTCAGAGTGATTAGTTCACCAACACATGGAAAGTCACCTGCATGAACATTCAGCAGATCCTCCTCACCTGTCCACGCTTTCATCACGCAAAGTTCACCAGGTGACTCCTGACATTGATCACCTGTCCTGCAATTCATTTGGTcatacagtcagtgatcaggtcaatgatcAGGTGAGTGACAGTTGATTGATCAGGTGAGTGATCAGGTGATTGATAGATGACAGGTGAGTGATCAGGTGATTGATAGATGACAGGTGAA of Nerophis lumbriciformis linkage group LG22, RoL_Nlum_v2.1, whole genome shotgun sequence contains these proteins:
- the nme3 gene encoding nucleoside diphosphate kinase 3, whose translation is MERTFIAVKPDGVQRGLCGDIIKRFEQRGFKLLAAKFMQASEEHMKTHYLDLKDTPFYAALCKYMSSGPVFAMVWEGRGIVKLARMMLGETNPADSKPGSIRGDFCIDIGRNIIHGSDTVENAKREIDLWFKANELLDYAPCGQPWIYE